One part of the Bacillus sp. FJAT-45350 genome encodes these proteins:
- a CDS encoding phosphoribosylaminoimidazolesuccinocarboxamide synthase, protein MKLTYTGKTKDVYVLEDGNYLLKFKDDVTGENGVFDPGANTVGLTLEGAGKAGLRLTKFFFEALKKKEIPTHYIDSNIEEGTMTVKPAEVFGKGLEVICRYRAVGSFLRRYGMYAEEGQELDGFVEVTLKDDDRQDPPISNDALDMLGILSKEEYEVLKVLTQNIGNVVKEELAKKDIELYDIKFEFGRIENGKEIVLIDEISGGNMRAYKNGQYIEPLQLEKFMLEL, encoded by the coding sequence TTGAAACTTACATACACTGGCAAGACGAAGGATGTTTATGTTTTAGAGGATGGAAACTACTTATTAAAATTTAAAGATGATGTGACTGGGGAAAATGGAGTATTTGACCCAGGTGCAAATACAGTGGGACTAACGTTAGAGGGAGCTGGAAAAGCTGGACTACGTTTAACAAAGTTTTTCTTCGAGGCGTTAAAGAAGAAAGAAATCCCAACACATTACATCGATTCTAATATAGAAGAAGGGACGATGACGGTTAAGCCTGCTGAAGTATTTGGTAAAGGACTGGAGGTAATTTGTCGCTACAGAGCTGTTGGAAGTTTCCTACGCCGTTATGGGATGTATGCGGAAGAAGGTCAAGAGCTAGATGGATTCGTTGAGGTAACATTGAAGGATGATGACCGTCAAGACCCGCCAATTTCTAATGATGCCTTAGACATGTTAGGGATTCTTTCAAAAGAGGAATACGAAGTACTAAAAGTGTTAACACAAAACATCGGAAATGTAGTGAAAGAAGAGTTAGCAAAGAAAGATATTGAGCTATACGATATTAAATTTGAATTTGGTCGTATTGAAAACGGCAAGGAAATTGTTCTAATTGATGAAATCTCAGGTGGTAATATGAGAGCTTACAAAAATGGTCAATATATTGAGCCATTACAATTAGAAAAATTTATGTTGGAACTATAA
- a CDS encoding purine-cytosine permease family protein produces MGEAQVKSIERKSIVERFGLESVPKDLRTTSSLEYTMIQIAIAVNAGNFLVPALAVLEGGLSFFYAVLSTVIGASLAFLFVSFLALPGAKYGIPGQYAIRSILGMNGARFIASPVRTVTSLYWFAVQTIGGTYLLKEMIERAFSVYISFVPLALSMATIMAVLALIGFEAVKKVTKYFLPILFLGGVVMLYIFFTTDAKGMTFQDVWSKEGTNQVSTMLFFASLAFVQYISGVSSSSDIGRYAKSTNHAFYGLLTGNIIGFTLTAVLGAYTATLAASWNPYVISSQLTDSTLLILIIFLAAMCSMIIINLANAYTGGYSLLNSVPRLGRVKSAVLFGLTAIILSSLPALVDDAKTFISFLGALVIPLSAVIVIDFLVVKKRKLSSADMEKLANQSYRYNKKALLSVVLGLIVYLLLPENLSPGFMAFILVSVMYLGLVYKRRK; encoded by the coding sequence GTGGGAGAAGCACAAGTAAAATCAATAGAACGTAAATCAATTGTGGAGAGATTTGGTTTAGAGTCTGTACCGAAAGATTTACGTACAACATCCTCACTAGAATATACGATGATCCAAATAGCGATTGCAGTCAATGCAGGAAACTTTCTCGTCCCTGCCTTAGCTGTTTTAGAGGGAGGGCTTTCATTCTTTTATGCGGTCCTTTCAACGGTGATTGGAGCATCTCTTGCCTTTTTATTTGTATCTTTTTTGGCATTACCTGGGGCAAAATATGGTATTCCAGGTCAGTATGCGATTCGATCTATATTAGGAATGAACGGAGCACGCTTCATCGCGTCACCTGTTCGGACTGTAACGTCTCTGTATTGGTTTGCAGTTCAGACAATTGGAGGTACTTATTTATTAAAGGAAATGATTGAAAGGGCTTTTTCAGTGTACATTTCTTTTGTTCCACTAGCACTTAGTATGGCGACAATCATGGCTGTTCTTGCGCTCATCGGATTTGAAGCGGTAAAAAAAGTAACAAAATACTTCCTACCAATCTTATTTCTAGGGGGAGTAGTTATGCTATATATATTTTTCACGACTGATGCAAAGGGAATGACATTTCAAGATGTATGGTCAAAGGAAGGTACAAACCAAGTAAGTACGATGTTGTTCTTTGCGAGCCTTGCCTTTGTTCAATATATTTCTGGAGTAAGTTCTTCATCTGATATTGGTAGATACGCCAAATCTACGAATCACGCATTTTATGGTTTATTAACGGGGAACATCATTGGTTTTACATTAACAGCTGTACTTGGCGCCTATACGGCTACATTAGCAGCCAGTTGGAATCCATATGTAATCTCTAGTCAGCTAACAGATTCAACTCTGCTTATCCTCATAATCTTTCTTGCTGCTATGTGCTCTATGATTATTATAAATCTTGCAAATGCATATACAGGTGGATATAGCCTATTAAATTCAGTTCCTAGATTAGGCAGAGTGAAAAGTGCTGTCTTGTTTGGACTAACTGCCATAATTTTAAGCTCTCTTCCGGCATTAGTAGATGATGCAAAGACGTTTATTTCGTTTCTAGGGGCATTAGTAATTCCACTATCTGCTGTCATAGTGATAGACTTTTTAGTGGTAAAAAAACGTAAATTATCATCTGCAGATATGGAAAAGCTGGCAAATCAGAGCTATCGTTATAATAAAAAGGCATTACTGTCCGTTGTTCTTGGACTGATAGTTTATCTACTATTACCTGAAAACCTTTCACCAGGTTTTATGGCCTTCATATTAGTTAGTGTTATGTATCTAGGTTTAGTTTATAAAAGAAGAAAATAA
- a CDS encoding (deoxy)nucleoside triphosphate pyrophosphohydrolase, which yields MKKTVNVVGAVIFNSNKEILCALRSSTMTMPHLWEFPGGKIEEGEKAEDALVREIDEELGCEILVQDSVEDTTYEYEQINVRLLTFTCKIVKGSPVAKEHEELRWVPISFLSKLKWAPADISAVKTLEKKFEER from the coding sequence ATGAAAAAAACAGTAAATGTTGTTGGTGCGGTCATCTTTAACTCCAACAAAGAAATCTTATGTGCGCTTCGTTCATCTACTATGACAATGCCTCATCTTTGGGAGTTTCCAGGAGGTAAGATAGAGGAGGGAGAGAAAGCAGAAGATGCTCTAGTGCGAGAAATTGATGAAGAACTTGGCTGTGAAATACTGGTTCAAGACAGTGTTGAGGATACAACTTATGAGTATGAACAAATTAATGTTCGACTACTTACTTTTACTTGTAAAATTGTTAAAGGTAGTCCTGTCGCGAAAGAACACGAAGAGCTACGATGGGTACCTATTTCATTTTTATCTAAACTGAAATGGGCTCCAGCTGATATTTCAGCAGTAAAGACATTAGAGAAAAAATTTGAGGAGAGATGA
- a CDS encoding nucleoside triphosphate pyrophosphohydrolase: MPTYNKLVRDKIPTLLDTIGKKYNVTELNEAEYKTELKTKLGEEVEEFLTAKDDGQAVEELADILELIHALANVHGATIEDVEKARKIKAGERGGFQKKVFLIDVEDK; the protein is encoded by the coding sequence ATGCCAACGTATAACAAATTAGTCAGAGATAAAATACCAACATTATTAGATACTATAGGAAAAAAATATAATGTAACTGAGTTAAATGAAGCTGAATACAAAACTGAATTAAAAACAAAGCTTGGAGAAGAAGTAGAAGAATTTTTAACAGCTAAAGATGACGGACAAGCTGTTGAAGAGTTAGCAGATATACTTGAGCTTATTCATGCATTAGCTAATGTTCATGGTGCAACAATTGAGGATGTTGAAAAGGCTAGAAAGATTAAAGCTGGAGAAAGAGGTGGCTTTCAAAAAAAAGTCTTCCTTATTGATGTAGAGGATAAGTAA
- a CDS encoding BCCT family transporter, whose amino-acid sequence MRSDKINVFSISAVIVLFIALWGFFFPSGMERIMLFGLELVNDVFGWFYVMATAIFVGFCLYLGFGPYRHMKIGKKEDSPEYSYYSWIGMLFAAGMGVGLVFWGVAEPVSHYVNPSNGIEPESRQAAETGLLYGVFHWGIHPWAVYGIVALALGFVKYRKELPGLISSTFYPILGERITGKWGETIDVIAIVGTTAGIATSFGLSTLQVGGGIQQVFGIENNGLLQLMIIMIVTIVFLVSVISGIDRGMKYLSIGNLTLAGILLFIVIFVGPTLFIMEHFTLTLGTYISQIIPLSFHTTPYTDNEWLGEWTFFYWAWVIAWSPFVGTFIARISKGRSLQEFMIGVLFIPALGSLLWFVAFGGTGIYQELTMGVGHALEIKETPEIGIFLVLSQLPLGLILSVAALILITIFFITSANSATYVLGVFSSNGNLQPKKYMLITWGLLISAVASSLLISGGLQGLQALAIIIALPFTFLMLLMIYSIIKFVRQEGIEKHKVEEKEDW is encoded by the coding sequence ATGCGTAGTGATAAAATAAATGTGTTTTCAATTTCAGCAGTGATCGTGTTGTTCATTGCTTTATGGGGATTCTTCTTTCCGAGTGGGATGGAGAGAATCATGTTGTTTGGGTTAGAACTCGTTAATGATGTATTTGGTTGGTTTTATGTAATGGCAACAGCAATATTTGTTGGCTTTTGCTTATATTTAGGTTTTGGTCCTTATCGTCATATGAAAATTGGTAAAAAAGAAGATAGTCCAGAGTATTCATATTACTCATGGATTGGAATGCTTTTTGCAGCTGGTATGGGCGTTGGACTTGTCTTTTGGGGTGTTGCTGAGCCTGTGTCTCATTATGTAAATCCATCAAACGGGATCGAGCCTGAGTCTCGGCAAGCGGCTGAAACTGGCTTATTATATGGTGTTTTTCATTGGGGGATTCACCCCTGGGCTGTCTATGGGATAGTTGCTTTAGCTTTAGGATTTGTTAAATATCGTAAGGAACTACCTGGACTAATTAGTTCTACTTTTTACCCTATTCTAGGGGAACGAATAACTGGTAAATGGGGAGAAACGATCGATGTAATTGCTATTGTAGGTACAACTGCTGGAATAGCGACTTCTTTTGGGTTAAGTACGCTTCAAGTTGGCGGTGGGATTCAGCAAGTATTTGGAATTGAGAACAATGGTTTACTTCAACTTATGATTATCATGATAGTAACAATTGTTTTTTTAGTCTCAGTTATTTCAGGTATTGACCGAGGTATGAAATATCTAAGTATTGGAAATTTAACCTTGGCAGGCATTCTTTTATTTATTGTTATTTTTGTTGGTCCTACTTTATTTATTATGGAGCACTTTACGTTAACATTAGGTACATATATTTCTCAGATCATTCCATTAAGTTTTCATACAACTCCTTATACCGATAATGAATGGCTAGGGGAGTGGACCTTTTTTTATTGGGCTTGGGTAATTGCGTGGAGTCCTTTTGTTGGTACTTTTATTGCTAGAATTTCAAAAGGTCGCAGCTTACAGGAGTTTATGATAGGGGTGTTGTTTATTCCTGCATTAGGAAGCTTGTTGTGGTTTGTTGCCTTCGGTGGAACGGGAATTTATCAGGAATTAACGATGGGAGTAGGCCATGCATTAGAAATTAAAGAAACTCCTGAAATCGGAATTTTTCTAGTACTAAGCCAATTACCTTTAGGTTTAATTCTGAGTGTCGCTGCTTTAATTTTAATTACTATATTTTTTATCACATCAGCCAATTCAGCAACTTATGTACTTGGAGTATTTTCTTCTAATGGAAACTTACAACCGAAGAAGTATATGTTAATTACATGGGGGCTACTTATTTCAGCAGTTGCTTCTTCACTTCTCATAAGTGGGGGTCTTCAAGGCTTGCAAGCACTAGCAATTATTATTGCATTGCCTTTTACGTTCTTAATGCTATTAATGATTTATTCAATCATTAAATTTGTTAGACAGGAAGGAATTGAAAAGCATAAAGTTGAGGAAAAAGAAGATTGGTGA
- a CDS encoding DUF5348 domain-containing protein — protein MSHVEKVKQANDTLQLISKNLKEFTEIMNELEEVDSIEEMDIHNRSTYIYLQILHEQYISQLQNSIDYMEKEVLVEGKLHLNINGKFEVEGHEIENGDSIELLLGEDEEKQAYQTTTLEYAGQYGGGYYAYHYPNFKLEGAMVRIRQDK, from the coding sequence ATGAGTCATGTAGAAAAAGTTAAGCAAGCGAACGATACATTACAATTAATTTCTAAGAATCTTAAGGAATTTACTGAAATAATGAACGAGTTAGAAGAGGTAGATTCTATCGAAGAGATGGATATACATAACCGTTCTACTTATATTTATTTACAAATCTTACATGAACAATATATATCGCAGCTTCAGAACAGTATTGATTATATGGAAAAAGAGGTTCTTGTTGAAGGAAAACTTCACCTAAATATTAACGGGAAATTTGAGGTAGAAGGACACGAAATAGAGAATGGTGATTCCATTGAACTGCTTCTTGGTGAAGATGAAGAAAAACAGGCTTATCAAACAACTACACTAGAATATGCGGGTCAATATGGTGGAGGATATTATGCATATCATTATCCAAATTTCAAATTGGAAGGTGCAATGGTGAGAATTAGACAAGATAAATGA
- a CDS encoding TetR/AcrR family transcriptional regulator has product MKKRKVPASVKDPKLLEYRRNQIIKASVRLIKEKGYHRTTTREISKESGFSIGALYEYIGKKEDVLFLVCDYIYDEVNERLESNLDTTKLKGIERLKVVISSYFRVVDGLQDEIIIMYQDVKALPKDALLYVLNKNNLMMESIEKVIRECVAEKIIDLNEKQIKLTAHNIIISGHMWAFRRWALKELYTIDEYIDLQTDQLLLGLLRQNEK; this is encoded by the coding sequence TTGAAAAAAAGGAAAGTACCCGCAAGTGTAAAAGATCCTAAATTATTAGAATACCGAAGAAATCAAATTATTAAAGCATCAGTACGCCTTATTAAAGAAAAGGGATATCATCGTACAACAACTAGAGAAATTTCTAAAGAATCAGGATTCAGTATAGGTGCACTTTATGAATATATAGGTAAGAAAGAAGATGTTCTATTTTTAGTTTGTGACTATATTTATGATGAAGTAAATGAGCGCCTTGAATCTAACCTTGATACAACAAAGCTTAAAGGGATAGAACGATTAAAGGTTGTAATTAGTTCATACTTTCGAGTTGTCGATGGTTTACAAGACGAAATCATTATCATGTATCAAGATGTGAAAGCTTTACCAAAAGATGCTCTCCTCTATGTTCTAAATAAAAACAATTTAATGATGGAAAGTATTGAAAAAGTAATCAGAGAATGTGTCGCTGAAAAAATTATAGATTTAAATGAAAAGCAAATTAAATTAACAGCACATAACATTATAATTAGTGGACATATGTGGGCATTTCGTCGCTGGGCATTAAAGGAACTTTACACAATTGATGAATATATTGATTTACAAACTGACCAATTGCTATTAGGTTTACTTCGACAAAATGAAAAATAA
- a CDS encoding TraB/GumN family protein: MSEENITRIHLNGKELILIGTAHVSKQSAEQVKEVIDREKPDSVCVELDEQRYQSIMDGNKWKDMDIFKVIKEKKATLLLMNLVISSFQKRIAKQFGIKPGQEMIQGIESAREHNAELVLADRNIQITFARIWHGIGFWGKAKLLSQLIASIFSKETISEEELEKMKTQDMLNSMLEDFTVTFPRLKKPLIDERDQYLAQKIKEAPGDKVVAVLGAAHVPGIKKEIHKNHDLREISKLPPKSKAPKVLAWMIPIIILSIIGYTFYANPSAGFQQTLSWILWNGSFSALGALIAFGHPFAILTAFLVAPLSSLSPLMAAGWFAGIVQAYMRKPSVADFENLSDDVYNVKGFWNNTVTRILLVVMLSNIGSTIGTVIGGADVVRLFLENL; the protein is encoded by the coding sequence ATGTCAGAAGAAAATATTACGAGAATACATTTAAATGGGAAAGAACTTATTCTTATCGGTACTGCCCATGTGTCGAAGCAAAGTGCAGAACAGGTTAAAGAAGTAATTGACCGAGAAAAGCCAGACTCTGTTTGTGTAGAGCTAGATGAGCAAAGGTACCAATCGATCATGGATGGTAACAAATGGAAAGATATGGACATTTTCAAGGTTATCAAGGAAAAAAAGGCAACTCTTTTACTAATGAATCTTGTCATATCCTCGTTTCAAAAACGTATCGCGAAGCAATTTGGAATTAAGCCAGGTCAAGAAATGATTCAAGGGATTGAATCAGCGAGAGAGCATAATGCGGAATTAGTACTTGCCGACCGAAATATCCAAATTACGTTTGCTAGAATTTGGCACGGTATTGGTTTTTGGGGGAAAGCTAAATTACTATCACAGCTTATAGCTAGCATCTTCAGTAAAGAGACGATTTCTGAGGAAGAATTAGAAAAAATGAAAACGCAAGACATGCTAAATTCAATGCTTGAGGACTTTACAGTTACATTTCCTAGATTGAAAAAACCGTTAATTGATGAAAGGGATCAATACTTAGCTCAAAAAATCAAAGAAGCACCTGGAGATAAGGTAGTAGCAGTATTAGGAGCTGCACATGTACCAGGTATCAAAAAAGAAATACATAAGAACCATGATTTACGAGAGATTAGCAAGTTACCACCTAAATCCAAGGCACCTAAAGTCCTTGCTTGGATGATTCCAATTATTATACTTTCGATTATTGGATATACTTTTTACGCTAATCCTTCCGCAGGTTTTCAACAAACATTAAGCTGGATTTTGTGGAATGGTTCATTTTCAGCTCTAGGGGCACTGATAGCATTTGGTCATCCATTTGCAATCCTCACCGCATTTCTAGTAGCGCCATTAAGCTCATTGAGCCCATTAATGGCAGCAGGTTGGTTTGCAGGTATTGTGCAAGCTTATATGCGCAAGCCTAGTGTAGCTGATTTTGAGAATCTGTCTGACGATGTCTATAATGTAAAAGGTTTTTGGAATAATACTGTCACGCGAATTCTTCTTGTTGTCATGCTATCAAATATCGGTAGTACAATAGGAACGGTAATTGGTGGGGCTGATGTAGTGCGCTTATTCTTAGAAAATTTGTAA
- a CDS encoding SEC-C domain-containing protein: protein MIVNRNEPCPCGSGKKFKKCCLKNENVIQLSKVKEERFFTQKKNLVDKLREFFTEKLSYNEHMRLHTEFKNRTGRSLSQENDQAFFTFWLYFFHRFEENGRGIEWFYSENQSKLSEVDRQFAKSWTELLPRIVQAVDATNSEVLFEDIITKETFNVPNNKEALPIFAPWYGTIGVLEPFDNQYYFNGVRVFEGPSNINNALLKVEDLIEETKKSATEVLIDYYPEILLESLKNERDTGEAIEQKTISEYKLDYNVHNHTVLQDFIHNEGFVIDKWDDKVKSVNWTSSWKCYKDSELSGEVLLADVYALIDINEDVLTFKSIDIDKINEFKSKLGKLGVAITFKEESVHTFEIPYYAEIRNTVLRVDDNTPQYFGMFAQQHLGNEIEVPIPKYNGHSIRELVEQGKVRDAETWLKQTEYLMYMNVLKQFGKVEVTADHNTARKILGLPLSPFVTGGENRTSSMENVVSSKDGFKVEEEDIPYLESLEFTPDTVDNFYSEDFVDFFKDKTGGKSEATVRKYKNSLVDLKELLERSSRNSWSELNYEFWEQLISKDYLSMYEVASKTLLKDFLSTLKAFTKWLDKKYSMSLSKDVTSIVKEYEEKLIEKLLVLR, encoded by the coding sequence TTGATCGTCAATCGAAATGAACCATGTCCTTGTGGCAGTGGAAAAAAGTTTAAAAAATGTTGTTTGAAAAATGAAAATGTTATTCAATTAAGTAAAGTAAAAGAGGAGCGTTTTTTTACACAAAAGAAAAACTTAGTTGATAAGCTTAGGGAATTTTTCACAGAAAAGCTAAGTTATAATGAGCATATGCGTCTTCATACTGAATTCAAAAATCGAACAGGGCGTAGTTTATCTCAAGAAAATGACCAAGCGTTCTTTACCTTTTGGTTATATTTCTTCCATCGATTTGAAGAAAATGGCCGAGGGATTGAATGGTTTTACAGTGAAAATCAGTCGAAGTTATCTGAAGTTGATAGGCAATTTGCAAAATCATGGACAGAACTATTGCCTAGAATCGTTCAAGCGGTAGACGCGACGAACTCTGAGGTGTTGTTTGAGGATATTATCACGAAAGAAACCTTTAATGTTCCAAATAATAAAGAGGCATTACCTATCTTTGCTCCTTGGTATGGTACCATTGGTGTGCTTGAGCCTTTTGATAATCAGTATTATTTCAATGGGGTTCGTGTTTTTGAAGGACCAAGCAATATTAACAATGCATTACTGAAAGTAGAAGATCTAATCGAGGAAACGAAGAAAAGCGCTACTGAGGTGCTTATAGACTATTATCCTGAAATTTTGCTTGAATCGTTAAAAAATGAGCGTGACACGGGTGAAGCTATAGAACAAAAGACTATTTCTGAGTACAAATTAGATTATAATGTACATAACCATACGGTACTTCAAGATTTTATTCATAACGAAGGTTTTGTTATAGATAAATGGGATGATAAAGTCAAATCGGTTAACTGGACTAGTTCATGGAAATGCTATAAAGATAGTGAATTATCAGGGGAAGTACTACTCGCGGATGTGTATGCTCTGATTGATATCAATGAGGATGTTCTCACTTTTAAAAGTATTGATATTGATAAAATAAATGAGTTCAAAAGCAAACTAGGAAAATTAGGTGTTGCTATTACATTTAAAGAGGAGTCAGTACATACTTTTGAGATTCCGTACTATGCAGAAATTCGTAATACAGTATTAAGGGTCGATGATAATACCCCGCAATACTTTGGTATGTTCGCTCAACAGCATTTAGGAAATGAGATTGAAGTACCGATTCCAAAGTATAATGGCCACTCCATTCGTGAGCTTGTTGAACAGGGCAAAGTTAGGGATGCTGAAACTTGGCTAAAACAAACGGAATATTTGATGTACATGAATGTATTAAAACAATTTGGGAAGGTAGAAGTTACAGCTGATCACAATACAGCGCGTAAAATACTTGGACTTCCATTATCTCCTTTTGTTACTGGTGGGGAAAATAGAACGTCTTCAATGGAGAATGTGGTATCTTCTAAAGATGGGTTTAAGGTCGAGGAGGAAGACATCCCTTACCTTGAAAGTCTAGAATTTACACCTGATACAGTCGACAATTTTTATTCAGAGGATTTTGTTGACTTCTTTAAGGATAAAACAGGTGGGAAAAGTGAAGCAACTGTTAGAAAGTATAAAAACAGCCTAGTTGATTTAAAAGAATTATTAGAGCGTTCTTCAAGAAATAGCTGGAGCGAGTTAAACTATGAATTTTGGGAACAGCTTATTTCAAAAGATTATTTAAGTATGTATGAAGTTGCAAGTAAGACACTACTGAAGGATTTTCTGAGTACACTGAAAGCCTTTACAAAATGGCTAGACAAAAAGTACTCGATGTCGCTTTCTAAAGATGTGACTTCGATTGTAAAAGAATATGAAGAAAAGCTAATTGAAAAATTATTAGTTCTTAGATAA
- a CDS encoding small multi-drug export protein, whose protein sequence is MEILSQIWPYILIFILSAIPLFEAMVVIPIAIVAGLPWVPVLIVGLIGNVVTVLIVIIYVEKIKEWRNRRKQKKLEEKNENIRENENEVDEAKESEEKNVNKSENENVDEDVIEEVGEKQTKRAIRAQKIWKKYGLPGLALIGPFIVGSHITALMSLSFGGTKKSVTYWVNGSVIGWCILLAVLAHIGLDFFISDNGGFLSDLF, encoded by the coding sequence ATATATTAATCTTCATACTGTCTGCTATTCCATTATTCGAAGCAATGGTTGTGATACCGATTGCAATTGTAGCTGGATTACCATGGGTTCCAGTATTAATTGTTGGACTTATCGGTAATGTTGTCACTGTTCTTATTGTTATTATTTATGTTGAAAAAATAAAGGAATGGAGAAATAGAAGAAAGCAAAAGAAACTAGAAGAGAAGAACGAAAACATAAGAGAAAATGAAAACGAAGTTGATGAAGCCAAAGAGTCAGAAGAGAAAAACGTTAACAAAAGTGAAAATGAAAATGTTGATGAAGATGTAATTGAAGAGGTAGGAGAGAAGCAAACGAAACGAGCAATAAGAGCACAAAAGATTTGGAAAAAGTATGGATTGCCAGGTTTAGCTCTCATTGGACCTTTTATTGTAGGGAGTCATATTACTGCATTAATGAGCCTATCCTTTGGCGGAACGAAGAAATCTGTTACCTATTGGGTTAATGGTAGTGTAATTGGATGGTGTATTTTACTAGCGGTGCTAGCTCATATTGGTTTAGACTTTTTTATTAGCGATAATGGAGGCTTTTTATCAGACCTTTTCTAA
- a CDS encoding 3'-5' exonuclease: MDAIVFDLELMKRFKKGQLSEIVEIGACKVNLTSKEITDQFQVYIKPKSGYFSKSTKKFIKMTKEDEKSAVPFKQGIQQFSDWAGEDYYLCSWGRDDKAHLINQCIRTKLKLDWIINYNDIQPQIGNLINPEIQHSLGLKNALKLVGIDPVGKAHRGIDDAINTAELLLRYHSEVDLKTNKLTAKEISEHYKKLKQFRLQYPKSKVDGKK; this comes from the coding sequence TTGGATGCGATTGTTTTTGACTTAGAATTAATGAAGCGATTTAAAAAAGGGCAGCTCAGTGAAATCGTTGAAATCGGAGCTTGTAAAGTGAATTTAACATCAAAGGAAATAACTGACCAATTTCAAGTGTATATTAAACCAAAGAGTGGCTATTTTTCTAAGAGTACAAAGAAATTTATCAAAATGACTAAGGAAGATGAAAAATCAGCCGTCCCATTTAAACAAGGAATTCAACAATTTTCAGATTGGGCTGGTGAAGATTATTATCTTTGCTCTTGGGGAAGAGATGACAAAGCTCATCTAATAAACCAATGTATCCGCACGAAACTAAAATTAGATTGGATTATAAACTACAATGATATACAACCACAAATCGGGAATCTAATTAATCCAGAAATTCAACATTCTTTAGGTTTGAAAAACGCATTAAAGTTAGTTGGAATAGATCCAGTTGGAAAAGCACATCGTGGGATTGATGATGCAATTAATACGGCCGAATTGCTTCTGAGATACCATAGTGAAGTCGATTTAAAAACTAATAAGCTAACAGCTAAAGAAATTAGTGAGCATTATAAAAAATTAAAGCAGTTTCGACTTCAATATCCAAAATCTAAGGTTGATGGAAAAAAATAG